A window of Polaribacter litorisediminis contains these coding sequences:
- a CDS encoding universal stress protein, whose protein sequence is MKTILVPTDFSNNAYCALYYAAKLFEKEPCRFIILNSFKDQILQITDPFYVYKSEELVSKLCSTSEAKCLAVQHKLISDIEPTKHTFQIIASSFFLIKAIQKVILKENVDFLVMGSKGAAAKENYFIGSNSFEVIESIKEVPLLIIPDQLEYKKPKKLGLASGFKRGYSKKQLAPLKAISKLFNAKTKIIYVFEGEKLNDTQLEHLQNLLKTSKKDGFELQWLPETRSKADTIMEYVYKEQIDILAICYHEHSFLSALFRENLVKEISQTIRTPLLILPSNDL, encoded by the coding sequence ATGAAAACGATTCTTGTACCCACAGATTTTTCAAATAATGCTTATTGCGCTTTATATTATGCTGCTAAATTATTTGAGAAAGAACCTTGTAGGTTTATTATTTTAAATTCTTTTAAAGACCAAATTCTGCAAATTACAGATCCTTTTTATGTTTATAAATCCGAAGAATTGGTTAGCAAACTTTGTTCTACTTCAGAAGCAAAATGTTTAGCGGTGCAACATAAACTTATAAGCGATATAGAACCAACTAAACATACTTTCCAAATTATTGCCTCCTCCTTTTTTTTAATAAAAGCAATTCAAAAAGTTATTCTAAAAGAAAATGTAGATTTTTTAGTGATGGGCAGCAAAGGAGCAGCAGCTAAAGAAAACTATTTTATTGGCAGCAATAGTTTTGAAGTTATAGAAAGCATCAAAGAAGTTCCTCTTTTAATAATTCCAGATCAACTAGAGTATAAAAAACCTAAAAAATTAGGACTTGCTTCAGGTTTTAAAAGAGGCTATTCAAAAAAACAGCTAGCTCCCTTAAAAGCAATTAGCAAATTATTTAATGCCAAAACAAAAATTATTTATGTTTTTGAGGGAGAAAAATTGAATGATACGCAATTAGAGCACCTTCAAAATTTATTAAAAACGTCTAAAAAAGATGGTTTCGAACTTCAATGGCTTCCTGAAACAAGAAGCAAAGCAGATACCATTATGGAGTATGTTTATAAAGAACAAATAGATATATTGGCTATTTGCTATCATGAACATAGTTTTTTGAGTGCTTTATTTAGAGAAAATCTGGTCAAAGAAATATCACAAACTATTAGAACTCCATTATTAATTTTACCGAGCAATGACTTATAA
- a CDS encoding phosphoenolpyruvate carboxylase codes for MSALPKLTRFNDNVLSKYQIYNSIFITLPFDKIDNTGVLLPLFHKICEKGFKEGNNPTEIVEQFFYKYLDTLNKKDKKDLLFQFIQYIERQVVLFDAIEDAAFPIVNNMDGFGTLRNSKETAFLSDKKEALKKHLEDFKVRIVLTAHPTQFYPGSVLGIITDLDKAIQNDDLLLIKKLLAQLGKTPFYKKTKPTPYDEAISLIWYLENVFYHSVPEIYNYIQHNIYDGHPIENEIIDLGFWPGGDRDGNPFVTTQITLDVAEKLRQAILRSYYGDIRSLKRRFTFDGVQEILSQIEKRLYKHVIRSYSKVNFSQKILLEELYAAREIVVDKHDSLFIEELNDFINKVRIFGFHFATLDIRQDSRVHHKAFTQIVDDLISAGDTTFPENYHQLSEKEQIEILAVTKGNIDPKMLSDEMSISTIESIYALKTIQKRNGERGANRYIISNNQSALNVMQTFAMLNLCGFENELPVDVIPLFETVDDLENASDVMRTLYTNNSYRYHLSKRKNKQTIMLGFSDGTKDGGYLMANWGIFKAKEALTKISREFDIEVIFFDGRGGPPARGGGKTHQFYASLGPTIEDKEIQLTIQGQTISSNFGTLNSSQYNLEQLISSGIKNEVFTKDQLNDSHRTIIDDLAKTSYKTYVDFKNHPQFLPYLEQMSTLKYYAKTNIGSRPSKRSNSDTLDFSSLRAIPFVGSWSQLKQNVPGFFGVGTALKKYEDANRFDEIVEFYNASDFFKTLLENSMMSLTKSFFGLTAYMANDAVFGDFWKLIFEEYTITKRLLLKLTGHKELMENYPVGKASIAIRESIVLPLLTIQQYALKQIQELQKTEGNAEEIEVFEKMVMRSLFGNINASRNSA; via the coding sequence ATGTCTGCATTACCAAAATTGACGAGATTTAATGACAATGTGTTGTCTAAATATCAAATTTACAACAGCATATTTATCACCCTTCCTTTTGATAAAATTGATAATACGGGAGTATTACTGCCGCTGTTTCATAAAATTTGCGAAAAAGGTTTTAAAGAAGGAAATAATCCTACAGAAATTGTAGAGCAGTTTTTCTATAAATATCTAGATACTTTAAATAAAAAAGATAAAAAGGATTTACTGTTTCAATTCATTCAATATATAGAACGCCAAGTAGTTTTATTTGATGCCATTGAAGACGCTGCTTTTCCGATTGTAAATAATATGGACGGTTTTGGTACCCTGCGTAATTCTAAAGAAACTGCCTTTTTAAGTGATAAAAAAGAAGCCCTCAAAAAGCATTTAGAAGATTTTAAGGTTCGCATTGTTTTAACAGCACACCCTACACAATTTTATCCAGGTTCTGTTTTAGGTATTATTACAGATTTAGATAAAGCCATTCAAAATGACGATTTATTATTAATCAAAAAATTGTTGGCGCAATTAGGAAAAACACCCTTTTATAAAAAAACGAAACCAACACCTTATGATGAGGCCATCAGTTTAATTTGGTATTTAGAAAACGTGTTTTATCATTCTGTTCCTGAAATATACAATTATATTCAGCACAATATCTATGATGGTCATCCTATAGAAAATGAAATTATAGATCTTGGTTTTTGGCCTGGAGGCGATAGAGACGGAAACCCTTTTGTTACAACTCAAATAACCTTAGACGTAGCCGAAAAATTACGTCAGGCGATTTTAAGAAGTTATTATGGTGATATAAGAAGTTTAAAAAGACGCTTTACTTTTGATGGTGTTCAAGAAATTTTATCTCAAATAGAAAAACGCTTATACAAACATGTTATTAGAAGCTATAGCAAGGTTAATTTTTCTCAAAAAATACTATTAGAAGAATTATATGCGGCGAGAGAAATTGTTGTAGACAAGCACGACTCTTTATTTATTGAAGAATTAAATGACTTTATTAACAAGGTACGTATTTTCGGTTTTCACTTTGCTACGCTAGATATTCGACAAGATAGTAGAGTGCATCACAAAGCATTTACACAGATTGTAGATGATTTAATAAGCGCCGGCGATACGACGTTTCCTGAAAACTATCATCAGTTATCAGAAAAAGAGCAAATTGAAATTTTAGCAGTCACAAAAGGAAATATAGATCCTAAAATGTTGTCTGATGAGATGTCTATAAGTACCATAGAATCAATTTATGCCCTTAAAACGATTCAAAAGAGAAATGGAGAACGTGGCGCAAATCGATACATTATTAGTAACAATCAATCTGCATTAAATGTAATGCAAACTTTTGCGATGCTCAATTTATGTGGTTTTGAAAATGAACTCCCTGTAGACGTCATTCCGCTTTTTGAAACTGTCGATGATTTAGAAAATGCGAGTGATGTAATGCGCACTTTATATACCAACAATAGTTATCGATACCATTTATCGAAAAGAAAAAATAAACAAACCATTATGTTAGGGTTTTCCGACGGAACAAAAGACGGTGGTTATTTAATGGCAAATTGGGGTATTTTTAAAGCAAAAGAAGCGCTTACAAAAATTTCTAGAGAATTTGATATTGAAGTTATTTTCTTTGACGGTCGTGGCGGACCTCCTGCAAGAGGTGGCGGAAAAACACACCAATTTTATGCTTCTTTAGGACCAACAATTGAAGACAAGGAAATTCAATTAACAATTCAAGGTCAAACCATTAGCTCTAATTTTGGGACTCTAAACTCATCTCAATATAATTTGGAGCAATTAATAAGTTCTGGAATTAAAAATGAGGTTTTCACAAAAGATCAATTAAATGATTCACACAGAACTATTATAGATGATTTGGCAAAAACGAGTTATAAAACCTACGTTGATTTTAAAAATCATCCGCAGTTTTTGCCGTATTTAGAGCAAATGAGTACCTTAAAATATTATGCAAAAACAAATATTGGTAGCAGACCTAGTAAGCGTTCTAATTCTGATACCCTAGATTTTTCTTCGTTAAGAGCCATTCCATTTGTAGGAAGTTGGAGTCAGTTAAAACAAAATGTCCCCGGCTTTTTTGGTGTAGGAACTGCGCTAAAAAAGTATGAAGATGCCAATCGTTTTGATGAGATTGTAGAGTTTTACAATGCGTCAGATTTCTTTAAAACCTTGCTAGAAAATAGTATGATGAGTTTAACAAAATCATTCTTTGGTTTAACTGCTTACATGGCGAATGATGCAGTTTTTGGAGATTTTTGGAAGTTAATTTTTGAAGAATATACCATTACAAAACGCTTACTATTAAAATTAACCGGGCACAAAGAATTGATGGAAAATTATCCGGTAGGAAAAGCATCAATAGCAATAAGAGAAAGTATTGTACTGCCGCTACTCACGATACAGCAGTATGCATTAAAGCAAATTCAAGAATTGCAAAAAACCGAAGGAAACGCTGAAGAAATAGAAGTCTTTGAAAAAATGGTGATGCGTTCTTTATTTGGTAATATTAATGCGAGTAGAAATTCTGCTTAA
- a CDS encoding universal stress protein — MTKRIVLPTDFSKNAYNAIHYAIELYKTQSCEFFIIHSYYLPLPEFKNEILLSLESTFKKLNEVEEQAEKNMKNLKSQVSFIDDNRNHTLHFLNDFGTFHDVLKRIIEKKEIHLIIMGMRGETDDENAILGSNTLNTIKKFRSSAVLSIPGDIIFKNPKEIVFATNFKIHFKKNEMATLIEISKVTNATIRVLYIQSDKEFSKEQKQNKILLDKILGSTKYTHQRVFHQYLQESNQDFTQSRDGKMIAFVNKKHDSFGSIFSSPMVKELGVSTNMPVLALQDLKN; from the coding sequence ATGACAAAAAGAATAGTACTACCAACAGACTTTTCAAAAAATGCCTATAATGCTATACATTATGCTATTGAATTATACAAAACACAGTCTTGCGAATTTTTTATAATTCATTCTTATTATCTTCCACTTCCAGAATTCAAAAATGAAATCTTGTTAAGTTTAGAGTCTACCTTTAAAAAGTTAAATGAAGTAGAAGAACAGGCTGAAAAAAACATGAAAAATTTAAAGTCTCAAGTTTCTTTTATTGATGACAATAGAAATCATACTCTTCATTTTTTGAATGATTTCGGAACTTTTCATGACGTTCTTAAAAGAATTATAGAAAAGAAAGAGATCCACTTGATAATTATGGGAATGCGCGGAGAGACTGATGATGAAAACGCGATTTTGGGTAGTAATACGTTAAACACGATCAAAAAGTTTAGAAGCTCTGCGGTATTGTCTATTCCTGGTGATATTATTTTTAAAAATCCAAAAGAAATTGTGTTTGCTACTAATTTTAAAATCCATTTCAAGAAAAATGAAATGGCAACACTCATAGAAATTTCAAAAGTAACCAATGCAACAATTCGAGTTTTGTATATTCAAAGTGATAAGGAATTTAGCAAGGAACAAAAGCAAAATAAAATTTTACTCGATAAGATTTTAGGTTCAACTAAGTATACACATCAAAGGGTATTCCATCAATATTTGCAAGAAAGCAATCAGGATTTTACTCAAAGTAGAGATGGTAAAATGATAGCTTTTGTAAACAAGAAACATGATTCTTTCGGAAGTATTTTCTCGAGCCCTATGGTAAAAGAATTAGGCGTTAGCACCAACATGCCTGTGTTAGCGTTGCAAGATTTAAAAAACTAA
- a CDS encoding universal stress protein yields MKRILLPTDFSDNADNAISYAVQLYKDVKCKFFLIHSYTPLVTNTGSMLDTYSPPAIQNIEKETAEQKLKETENFFKKKFKNENHSFISMASFNLLIPHMKEVIKEMKIDLVIMGTKGATGAKEIFIGTNTMKAIKKLNFPIIAVPAEFKYIKPTQVLLPTDYRFQKSNKYFSFIRELCEANNSRLHILYVYNSVPLEKKQQKMEAFLDVFFIDTLRLFHVAEKQDLVDAIETYEIKYKINLLIMLYNKHNFLENLLFKPIVNEMVYRTNVPFLVIPSKKQ; encoded by the coding sequence ATGAAACGAATCTTATTACCAACCGATTTTTCAGACAACGCAGACAATGCGATTTCTTATGCCGTTCAATTATATAAAGATGTAAAATGTAAGTTTTTTCTTATTCACTCCTATACACCATTGGTTACCAATACAGGTAGTATGTTAGATACTTATTCTCCGCCGGCGATACAAAATATAGAAAAAGAAACAGCAGAACAAAAACTAAAAGAAACTGAAAATTTTTTCAAAAAGAAATTTAAAAATGAAAATCATTCATTCATTTCAATGGCGTCATTTAATCTTTTAATACCTCATATGAAAGAAGTTATCAAAGAGATGAAAATAGATTTAGTCATTATGGGAACTAAAGGAGCTACAGGAGCCAAAGAGATTTTTATAGGAACCAATACCATGAAAGCTATTAAAAAATTAAATTTTCCTATCATTGCTGTTCCTGCTGAATTTAAATATATAAAACCAACTCAAGTTTTATTGCCTACGGATTATCGATTTCAGAAATCTAACAAATACTTTTCATTTATAAGAGAACTCTGTGAAGCAAATAATTCTAGACTGCATATTTTATATGTATATAACAGCGTTCCTTTAGAAAAAAAACAGCAAAAAATGGAAGCTTTTTTAGATGTTTTCTTTATTGATACTTTACGTTTATTTCATGTTGCAGAAAAGCAAGATCTTGTAGATGCCATCGAAACCTATGAAATAAAGTATAAAATTAACCTCTTAATAATGCTGTATAACAAACATAATTTCTTAGAGAATTTACTTTTTAAACCTATAGTGAATGAAATGGTTTATCGCACCAATGTGCCATTTTTGGTAATACCCTCTAAAAAACAGTAA
- a CDS encoding protein-disulfide reductase DsbD family protein — MKKFIALFILLFSLFLNAQTQDNPIKIETSVKKISDTEYDIIFSATLYKGWYLYSQYNPEDASLPLEITIPDATTDYKLVGKADEKDTFKKYSETWEKEEIVFKNKAIITQRIQLTNKEITSIKLNFFGQVCETACINIDENFTISLLGNEIKEDITIDDKSKILAKKLKLDLKNTSLLKNTTDTGSESSNGLFSIFFLGFIGGLLALLTPCVFPMIPLTVSFFTKQSQHKSKGIFNAILYGFFIVIIYILLSLPFHFLDNLDPEILNTISTNVWLNIFFFVVLVFFAFSFFGFYEITLPSSWGNKMDSASSVGGLIGIFFMALTLAIVSFSCTGPILGSLLAGSLTSDGGAMQLTAGMTGFGLALALPFALFALFPSWLNSLPKSGGWLNTTKVVLGFLELALAFKFLSNADLVAHWDFLKREVFMGIWIVIFIGLGLYLFGKIKFPHDSPIKKLSFFRISFGVLVVAFVVYMAPGVLKNPTWNLSLLSGFPPPQFYSLYAQESDCPLGLDCYKDFDEGLAKAIEVNKPILLDFTGWACVNCRKMEENVWSELDVYQVLKEDYILISLYVDDNEKQLPEAEQFDFLKPNGKVKKIRTVGDKWSTFQVINFKNASQPYYVLLSPDLEVLNSAQQYTDRDTYYNWLQEGLQTFNEK; from the coding sequence ATGAAGAAATTTATAGCACTTTTTATCTTATTATTCTCTTTATTTTTAAATGCGCAAACACAAGATAATCCCATAAAAATTGAAACCTCTGTAAAAAAAATATCGGACACAGAATATGATATTATTTTTAGCGCAACATTATATAAAGGTTGGTATTTATACTCGCAATACAATCCTGAAGATGCTTCTCTTCCGCTAGAAATTACCATTCCAGATGCTACCACAGATTATAAATTAGTTGGTAAGGCGGATGAAAAAGATACCTTTAAAAAATATTCAGAAACTTGGGAAAAAGAAGAAATTGTTTTTAAAAACAAAGCAATTATTACCCAAAGAATTCAATTAACAAACAAAGAAATTACGAGTATCAAACTAAATTTCTTTGGTCAGGTTTGCGAAACAGCTTGTATTAATATTGATGAAAATTTTACCATTTCTTTGCTTGGAAACGAAATTAAAGAAGACATTACAATTGATGACAAAAGTAAAATTCTAGCTAAAAAATTAAAATTAGATTTAAAAAATACATCACTTTTAAAAAACACAACAGATACAGGTTCCGAAAGTTCAAACGGATTATTCAGCATCTTTTTTCTCGGTTTTATTGGCGGTTTGTTAGCACTTTTAACCCCATGTGTGTTCCCGATGATTCCTTTAACAGTATCGTTTTTCACCAAACAATCGCAACATAAAAGCAAAGGAATTTTTAATGCAATTTTATACGGATTTTTTATTGTAATTATCTATATTTTATTGAGTCTTCCTTTTCACTTTTTAGATAATTTAGATCCAGAAATATTAAATACCATTTCTACAAACGTTTGGTTAAACATTTTCTTTTTTGTGGTTTTGGTCTTTTTTGCATTTTCTTTCTTTGGCTTTTATGAAATAACGCTACCAAGTTCTTGGGGAAATAAAATGGATTCAGCTTCTTCTGTGGGCGGTCTTATTGGTATTTTCTTTATGGCATTAACCTTGGCAATTGTTTCCTTTTCTTGTACAGGTCCTATTTTAGGATCTTTATTAGCTGGTTCTTTAACTTCAGATGGTGGTGCTATGCAATTAACCGCTGGTATGACTGGTTTTGGTTTGGCATTGGCATTGCCTTTTGCGTTGTTTGCGCTGTTTCCGAGTTGGTTAAATTCTTTGCCAAAATCGGGCGGATGGTTAAATACCACAAAAGTAGTTTTAGGGTTTTTAGAATTGGCTTTGGCTTTTAAATTTTTGTCAAATGCAGATTTAGTGGCGCACTGGGATTTCTTAAAACGGGAAGTATTTATGGGAATTTGGATTGTAATTTTTATCGGATTAGGTTTGTATTTGTTCGGTAAAATAAAATTCCCGCATGATTCACCGATCAAAAAACTATCCTTTTTTCGTATTTCATTTGGTGTTTTGGTGGTTGCTTTTGTGGTTTATATGGCGCCAGGAGTTTTAAAAAACCCTACATGGAATTTAAGTCTTTTAAGTGGTTTTCCTCCTCCTCAATTTTACAGTTTGTATGCGCAAGAAAGCGATTGCCCTTTAGGTTTAGATTGTTATAAGGATTTTGATGAAGGTTTGGCAAAAGCGATTGAAGTTAACAAACCTATTTTATTAGATTTTACAGGTTGGGCTTGCGTAAACTGCAGAAAAATGGAGGAAAATGTTTGGAGCGAATTAGATGTGTATCAAGTTTTAAAAGAGGATTATATTCTGATTTCTCTGTATGTAGATGATAATGAAAAGCAATTGCCAGAAGCAGAACAATTCGATTTTTTAAAACCAAACGGAAAGGTAAAAAAAATACGAACGGTTGGCGATAAATGGTCTACGTTTCAGGTCATCAATTTTAAAAATGCCTCACAGCCTTATTATGTTTTATTAAGTCCAGATTTAGAAGTTTTAAATAGTGCACAGCAATATACAGACAGAGACACCTATTATAATTGGTTGCAAGAAGGTTTACAAACTTTTAATGAAAAATAA
- a CDS encoding succinate dehydrogenase/fumarate reductase iron-sulfur subunit, with product MKITFKIWRQESPKDKGAIKKYEVDGLTEDMSFLEALDHLNELLVLKNEKVIAFEYDCREGICGQCGVFINGRAHGPHDHITTCQLHMRSFKDGDTIVVEPWRASSFPIIKDLVVDRSAFDRIIEQGAFISSKTGTAPEANAIPVPKEISDRAMDAAACIGCGACVATCKNASAALFTAAKINHLNSLPQGKAEEHKRVAEMTYQMEKEGFGNCTFTGACEVECPESISIVNIAEMNARRIQTNIIG from the coding sequence ATGAAAATAACATTTAAAATTTGGCGACAAGAAAGTCCAAAAGATAAAGGAGCCATAAAAAAATACGAAGTAGATGGTTTAACGGAAGACATGTCTTTTCTAGAAGCTTTAGATCATCTAAATGAATTATTGGTTCTTAAAAACGAAAAAGTCATTGCTTTTGAATATGATTGTAGAGAAGGTATTTGTGGGCAATGCGGTGTTTTTATTAACGGTAGAGCACATGGCCCGCATGATCATATAACCACTTGTCAATTGCACATGCGTAGTTTTAAAGATGGCGATACTATTGTGGTTGAACCTTGGCGCGCAAGCTCATTCCCGATTATTAAAGATTTAGTTGTAGACCGTTCTGCTTTTGATCGAATTATAGAACAAGGTGCTTTTATCAGCTCAAAAACGGGTACTGCTCCAGAAGCCAATGCCATTCCCGTACCTAAAGAAATTTCAGATCGTGCTATGGATGCTGCCGCCTGCATAGGCTGTGGCGCTTGTGTGGCGACTTGTAAAAATGCATCTGCTGCCCTATTTACTGCTGCAAAAATTAACCACCTTAACAGTTTACCGCAAGGAAAAGCCGAAGAACATAAACGTGTGGCAGAAATGACGTATCAAATGGAAAAAGAAGGTTTTGGAAATTGTACATTTACAGGCGCATGCGAAGTAGAATGCCCCGAAAGTATTTCAATTGTGAATATTGCAGAAATGAACGCACGCAGAATTCAAACGAATATCATTGGCTAA
- a CDS encoding alpha/beta hydrolase — protein MTHKEFNFNIYNTEFYGQYWQGENTKAVVVLVHGMGEHSGRYQHVAEKLTDHDFSVVAFDHFGHGKTTGKRGHNPSFEAVLKSISTTIEKATELFPNKPIFLYGHSMGGNAVINYAIRKKHDLKGIVATSPFLKLAFEPPKIKLAMGKILQKIAPSITMGNELDAHAVSRDPIEVQKYIKDPLVHDQISPNFSLTFIESGQWAIGNANKLKTPMFLVHGTDDKIIDYQGTQEFANNTDHAVLKLYKGGYHELHNDLCKEEMLQDVVDWLNSQL, from the coding sequence ATGACACACAAAGAATTCAATTTTAATATTTACAATACCGAATTTTACGGTCAATATTGGCAAGGAGAAAACACAAAAGCAGTTGTTGTTTTAGTGCATGGAATGGGAGAACATTCTGGGCGCTATCAACATGTTGCGGAAAAGTTGACGGATCATGATTTTTCTGTAGTCGCTTTTGATCATTTTGGTCATGGAAAAACAACTGGAAAAAGAGGTCATAATCCGAGTTTTGAAGCGGTTTTAAAAAGTATTTCAACAACGATAGAAAAAGCCACAGAACTCTTTCCAAACAAACCGATTTTTTTATATGGGCATTCTATGGGTGGTAATGCGGTGATCAATTATGCCATCAGAAAAAAGCATGATTTAAAAGGCATTGTAGCTACAAGTCCGTTTTTAAAATTGGCTTTTGAGCCTCCTAAAATTAAATTAGCAATGGGTAAAATCTTACAAAAAATTGCTCCGTCCATAACGATGGGTAATGAATTAGATGCCCATGCTGTTTCTAGAGATCCTATAGAAGTTCAAAAATATATAAAGGATCCTTTGGTGCATGATCAAATAAGTCCTAATTTTTCATTAACCTTTATTGAATCTGGTCAATGGGCGATTGGAAATGCCAACAAATTAAAAACTCCTATGTTTTTAGTACACGGAACCGATGATAAAATCATTGATTATCAAGGAACACAAGAATTCGCAAATAATACTGACCACGCAGTACTAAAATTATATAAAGGCGGTTATCACGAATTGCATAATGATTTATGTAAAGAAGAAATGTTACAAGATGTTGTTGATTGGTTGAATTCTCAACTTTAA
- the tilS gene encoding tRNA lysidine(34) synthetase TilS has product MIQKFTKHINSNFPFLKGKKILIAISGGLDSVVSTHLFSELKYPISLAHCNFQLRGAASDLDEEFVYNLSQKTSNQIFIKKFKTEEYAKKHQLSTQIAARELRYNWFQELVEKHNFDYILTAHHADDNLETFLINLTRGSGLEGFTGIPAINGNIIRPLLPFSRAEILTYAQENDIHWREDASNASTKYIRNKIRHQVVPILKEINPSLLSSFGKTLKNLQESQQILEDRIDDISSEVIEKKEAIAKINIAKIQQLSNPKAYLYQLLKAYNFTEWNDVYHLLSAQSGKQVFSKTHRLLKDRDFLIVSKKTDVTLSAVERSFDINEDELEITNPIHLNFEEVTKKSTENNQTIYVDKDLLKYPLTIRKWKIGDYLYPTGMQGKKKLSKFFKDEKFSLIEKETTWLLCSAKNELIWVINYRQDRRFSSKLSTKNYLKITTL; this is encoded by the coding sequence ATGATACAAAAATTCACAAAACATATCAACAGCAATTTCCCTTTTTTAAAGGGTAAAAAAATACTGATTGCTATTTCTGGAGGATTGGATTCGGTGGTTTCAACACATCTTTTTTCTGAATTAAAGTATCCAATTTCTTTAGCACATTGCAACTTTCAATTAAGAGGAGCTGCTAGTGATTTAGATGAAGAATTTGTCTATAATTTATCTCAAAAAACGTCTAATCAGATTTTTATAAAAAAATTTAAAACAGAGGAATATGCAAAAAAGCATCAACTTTCTACCCAAATTGCTGCAAGAGAATTGCGTTATAATTGGTTTCAAGAATTAGTTGAAAAACACAATTTCGATTATATATTAACGGCGCACCATGCAGATGATAATTTAGAAACTTTTTTAATCAATTTAACAAGAGGTTCTGGATTAGAAGGTTTTACAGGAATTCCGGCAATTAACGGAAATATTATCAGACCACTTTTACCTTTTTCTAGAGCAGAAATTTTAACGTATGCTCAAGAAAATGATATACATTGGAGAGAAGATGCGAGTAATGCATCAACAAAATATATTCGGAATAAAATTAGACATCAAGTTGTTCCTATTTTAAAAGAAATCAACCCAAGTTTACTTTCCTCTTTTGGAAAAACTCTGAAAAATTTGCAAGAAAGTCAACAAATTCTTGAAGATCGAATTGATGATATTTCATCCGAAGTAATTGAAAAAAAAGAGGCTATTGCTAAAATAAATATTGCAAAAATACAGCAACTCTCGAACCCAAAAGCCTATTTGTATCAATTATTAAAAGCATATAATTTTACAGAATGGAATGATGTTTACCATTTGCTGTCAGCACAATCAGGCAAACAAGTTTTTTCTAAAACACACCGTTTATTAAAGGACAGAGACTTTTTAATTGTATCAAAAAAGACAGATGTCACCTTGAGCGCAGTCGAAAGGTCTTTTGATATTAACGAAGATGAATTAGAAATTACAAACCCAATTCACTTAAATTTTGAAGAAGTTACTAAAAAATCAACAGAAAACAACCAAACTATTTATGTTGATAAAGATTTGTTAAAGTATCCATTAACCATAAGAAAATGGAAAATTGGAGACTATCTTTATCCAACAGGAATGCAAGGAAAAAAGAAGTTGAGTAAATTTTTTAAAGACGAAAAGTTTTCTCTTATTGAAAAAGAAACCACTTGGTTACTTTGCAGTGCTAAAAATGAACTTATTTGGGTGATTAATTATAGACAAGACAGGCGATTTTCATCAAAATTATCCACCAAGAATTACTTAAAAATTACAACATTATAA
- a CDS encoding universal stress protein, with product MKHILLPTDFSANSIHAIRYTMQLYENSSCSFSILYVQKESKLIVDVLMATSEKTNNYQSEKKRKKKELNELVLQLKEENKNQNFTFKVFFDTNSLTDALKKVIISENIDLIIMGSNGATAIKEAIFGSNTLNVIREVDCPVLVIPENYNFKPIHSVLFSTEQCKDFKTDKIKPLTELLKLQKASLSILDINSNQEEKQQHKTALATLFLEIPFDYYSIQHLPVPVAINAAIQLLNFDVHALFIESTSFIDRFIYGTEDDDISYGTKIPLLVLHA from the coding sequence ATGAAACATATTCTTTTACCCACAGATTTCTCTGCAAACTCTATTCATGCCATAAGATATACCATGCAATTATATGAAAATTCGTCGTGTTCCTTTTCTATTTTATATGTTCAAAAAGAATCTAAACTCATTGTTGATGTTTTAATGGCAACTTCTGAAAAGACTAATAATTATCAATCAGAAAAAAAAAGGAAAAAAAAAGAATTGAATGAATTAGTTCTCCAGTTAAAGGAAGAAAACAAAAATCAAAATTTTACATTTAAAGTATTTTTTGATACCAATTCTTTAACTGATGCCCTAAAAAAGGTGATTATTTCAGAAAATATAGACCTTATTATTATGGGTAGTAACGGTGCCACAGCAATAAAAGAAGCAATTTTTGGCAGCAATACCTTAAATGTTATTAGAGAAGTAGATTGTCCTGTTCTCGTGATTCCTGAAAATTACAATTTTAAACCTATCCATTCCGTTTTGTTCTCAACGGAACAATGTAAAGATTTTAAAACAGATAAAATAAAACCGCTTACCGAACTTTTAAAATTACAAAAAGCTTCTTTAAGCATCTTAGACATCAACTCGAATCAAGAAGAAAAACAGCAGCATAAAACTGCTTTAGCTACTCTATTTTTAGAGATTCCTTTTGATTACTATAGTATTCAGCATCTTCCTGTACCCGTTGCTATTAATGCGGCCATACAATTGTTAAATTTTGACGTACATGCTTTATTTATAGAATCCACATCCTTTATTGATCGTTTTATTTATGGAACTGAAGATGATGATATTAGCTACGGAACTAAAATACCTTTACTTGTTTTACATGCATAA